The DNA segment TGCTTACCATTCCCAAGGAGACTACGAAAGTGCCATATCCTTCTACCAGCAGTCTCTGGAAATCTTTCAACAAATCGGCGATCGCTCTGGCATTGCCTCTTCTTTGGGCAACTTAGGCAACGCTTACAAATCCCAAGGAGACTACGAAAGCGCCATTTCCTTCTACCAGCAGTCTCTGGAAATCCAACAACAAATCGGCGATAAGCCTGGAGAAATCAGATCTCTACAAAATTTAAGCATTGCCCACTCTCAGCTAGGACAATATCAACAAGCGATTTCCTACAATAACCAGTTATTAGAACTGCAAGGTTTGGACGCTTTACCGACTGCCCCATGGTTCAAATCCTTTATCCGCTTTGCTCAGAAAGGCTGGTTCAATTTCGCCCTCTGTTTTATTGCCGGTGTCGTGGCGTTTCCCTTTGCCCTGCTCTGGATTATTGCCCTTTTCCTCTATCGGCGGATTCGACGAACAATTAACAATTAACAATTAACAATGAACAACGAAGAGATGTCCGTGTCGTAGCCAGAAACCTTGTGCCCTCTTCCCCCTGCCCCCTTCTCCTACGGGAGAAGGGGGTTAAGTCCCTCTCGGAGTGGGAGAGGGCAAAACTTGCCCAGGTTTTCCCCAGGATACGTCGAGGTGGCGCGATCTGCCCAGGCGATCGCCACCTTTCGCCCCTCTGAAGCGCCATTATTGATCGTCGCGATCCAAATTTTCTAGGATTTCGGTCACCGTTTCCATGGGAAGACTCAAGATTTCGGCGATCGCTTCAGCAGATAAACCATAACGAGCCATCTGGGAAATCACCTCTTGTCGTGTCTCTTCTCGCCCTTCTTCTCGCCCTTCTTCTCGCCCTTCTTCTCGCCCTTCTTCTCGCCCTTCCTCTCGTCCTTCCTCTCGTCCTTCAGTTAAGGCTTCTTGGTAAACTTTGGTTTGTCGAATTTCGCTCAGTCCTAACATCACTTCAATCTCCTCCCGGCTCTTGGTGGGTAGCTTATAGACTATTATAGTCTCGATCAAATCAATCAGATTCTGTTGTACCTGTTGTTGAGTTAACTGAGATTTTGCCTG comes from the Roseofilum capinflatum BLCC-M114 genome and includes:
- a CDS encoding tetratricopeptide repeat protein, yielding AYHSQGDYESAISFYQQSLEIFQQIGDRSGIASSLGNLGNAYKSQGDYESAISFYQQSLEIQQQIGDKPGEIRSLQNLSIAHSQLGQYQQAISYNNQLLELQGLDALPTAPWFKSFIRFAQKGWFNFALCFIAGVVAFPFALLWIIALFLYRRIRRTINN